A genomic segment from Lutibacter sp. A80 encodes:
- the aroB gene encoding 3-dehydroquinate synthase: MKPILSNNYFVNFNDEAYLKLNTYLASNIPSKIFILVDENTNQYCLPILLEVMETTSEIEIIEIEAGEENKNLDTCTGVWQALTELGADRKSLLINLGGGVITDLGGFVASCFKRGIAFINIPTTLLSMVDASVGGKTGVDLGVLKNQIGLFSDPEMVLIDTRYLETVTEREIRSGLAEIIKYGLSYDVKLWNNIKSFKELTIRGISTLIHRSIEIKNEVVTEDPKEHGLRKILNFGHTLGHAIESYFLESENKEKLTHGEAIAIGMITETYLSQKLLNFPEDEVADIKSKLLKIYGNVIIETSDYDAIIELLIHDKKNVGGQVNFVLLTNYENFKFNCKVEKKLLIDALDYYRS, encoded by the coding sequence ATGAAACCTATATTATCCAATAACTACTTTGTAAACTTTAATGATGAAGCTTACTTGAAATTAAACACCTATTTAGCTTCAAATATCCCTTCTAAAATTTTTATTTTAGTTGATGAAAATACAAATCAATATTGTTTACCAATTTTATTGGAAGTTATGGAAACTACTTCTGAAATAGAAATTATTGAAATTGAAGCTGGTGAAGAAAATAAAAATTTAGACACTTGTACTGGTGTTTGGCAGGCATTAACCGAATTAGGAGCTGATAGAAAAAGTTTACTTATTAATTTAGGAGGTGGAGTTATTACAGATTTAGGTGGTTTTGTAGCTTCATGTTTTAAACGTGGTATTGCATTTATTAATATTCCTACTACCCTATTAAGTATGGTCGATGCTTCTGTAGGTGGAAAAACTGGTGTAGATTTAGGCGTTTTAAAAAACCAAATAGGATTGTTTTCAGATCCAGAAATGGTGCTTATTGATACAAGATATTTAGAAACGGTAACAGAACGTGAAATTAGATCTGGATTGGCTGAAATTATTAAATATGGACTGTCTTACGATGTTAAACTATGGAACAACATAAAGTCATTTAAAGAACTAACTATTAGAGGTATAAGCACTTTAATTCATCGTTCTATTGAGATTAAAAACGAAGTGGTTACAGAAGATCCTAAAGAACATGGACTTCGTAAAATTTTAAATTTTGGACATACTTTAGGACACGCTATTGAGTCATATTTTTTAGAGTCTGAAAATAAAGAAAAGTTAACTCACGGAGAAGCTATTGCAATTGGTATGATTACTGAAACATATCTATCTCAAAAATTATTAAATTTTCCTGAAGATGAAGTAGCAGATATTAAAAGTAAATTACTTAAAATTTATGGAAATGTTATAATTGAAACTTCTGATTATGATGCTATAATAGAGCTTTTAATTCACGATAAAAAGAATGTTGGTGGACAAGTAAATTTTGTATTACTTACAAATTATGAGAACTTTAAATTTAACTGTAAAGTAGAAAAAAAATTATTAATTGATGCTTTAGATTATTATAGATCCTAA
- a CDS encoding proline dehydrogenase family protein translates to MKKIFDNTEIAFAIKSNSELDRAFYLFEMIKREPLVKIGTAVTKFALKTHLPVEGIIRATVFDHFCGGITEEDCMPTIDKMYSKNVHSVLDYSAEGKEVESQFDLAMEKTLNTIKFGKEKLGIPFAVFKPTGFGKFKIYQKITEDTPLDPHEEVEWKRIKERYDIVCKAAFDRDVPLLIDAEETWMQDAADDLIEEMMAKYNKEKVIVFSTLQLYRWDRLDYLKSLHERAKKQGFKIGMKLVRGAYMEKERERAEEKGYKDPICANKQATDTMFNDVLTYMFKNIEDMAIFSGTHNEESSYLLMDLIAKSGLDKNDSRIWFGQLYGMSDHISYNLANAGYNVAKYLPFGPVRDVMPYLIRRAEENTSVAGQTSRELRLLKEERERRKI, encoded by the coding sequence ATGAAAAAAATATTTGATAACACGGAAATTGCTTTTGCAATAAAATCAAATTCCGAACTAGACAGAGCTTTTTATCTTTTTGAAATGATAAAGCGAGAACCTCTAGTTAAAATTGGTACAGCAGTAACCAAGTTTGCTTTAAAAACGCATTTACCTGTTGAAGGTATCATACGAGCAACTGTTTTTGACCATTTCTGTGGAGGAATTACAGAAGAAGATTGTATGCCAACAATCGATAAAATGTATAGCAAAAATGTACATTCTGTTTTAGATTATTCAGCTGAAGGTAAGGAGGTTGAGTCTCAATTTGATTTGGCAATGGAAAAAACATTAAATACCATTAAATTTGGAAAAGAAAAATTAGGAATTCCATTTGCAGTATTTAAACCAACTGGTTTTGGTAAGTTTAAAATTTACCAAAAAATAACAGAAGATACACCATTAGACCCTCATGAAGAAGTTGAGTGGAAACGCATTAAAGAGAGGTACGATATAGTATGTAAAGCTGCTTTTGATAGAGATGTTCCTTTATTAATTGATGCCGAAGAAACTTGGATGCAAGATGCTGCAGATGATTTAATTGAAGAAATGATGGCTAAGTATAATAAAGAAAAAGTAATTGTATTTAGCACATTGCAATTGTATAGATGGGATCGATTGGATTATTTAAAAAGCTTACACGAACGTGCTAAAAAACAAGGTTTTAAAATAGGTATGAAATTAGTTCGTGGAGCATACATGGAAAAAGAAAGAGAACGTGCTGAAGAAAAAGGGTATAAAGATCCAATTTGTGCAAATAAACAAGCTACAGACACTATGTTTAACGACGTATTAACGTATATGTTCAAAAATATAGAAGATATGGCTATTTTTTCAGGTACACATAATGAAGAAAGCTCTTACCTATTAATGGATTTAATCGCAAAATCTGGTTTAGATAAAAATGATTCCAGAATTTGGTTTGGGCAATTGTATGGAATGAGTGATCATATTAGTTATAATTTAGCGAATGCAGGTTATAATGTTGCAAAATATCTACCGTTTGGCCCCGTTAGAGACGTAATGCCATACTTAATTAGACGTGCTGAAGAAAATACTTCTGTAGCCGGACAAACCAGTAGAGAGCTTCGCTTATTAAAAGAAGAAAGGGAAAGAAGAAAAATTTAA
- a CDS encoding RNA methyltransferase has product MRKQISSTQNPYIKELFQIKEKSRIRKKTKTFLIEGLREISLALKGGYEVHTLLVDFSIIDESTLNSLLKSTDLSIEVIEITHQIHQKLATRTTTEGILAVAKTKDLLLKTLKFKTKNPLILVAEAPEKPGNIGALLRTADAAGIDAVLIANPKTDMYNQNIIRSSVGCLFTTAIATGSTSEIIAFLKAHKINIFGAALTASVAYQTKDYTEPSAIVVGTEATGLTDEWLQNTTSNIIIPMRGAIDSMNVSVSAAIILFEAVRQRQL; this is encoded by the coding sequence ATGCGAAAACAAATTTCAAGTACACAAAATCCTTATATAAAGGAACTTTTCCAAATAAAAGAAAAATCTCGCATTCGAAAAAAAACAAAAACCTTTTTAATTGAAGGCCTACGTGAAATTTCTTTAGCATTAAAAGGTGGTTATGAAGTACACACATTATTGGTAGATTTCTCTATTATAGATGAATCAACTTTAAATTCATTATTAAAAAGCACAGATTTAAGCATAGAAGTAATTGAAATTACGCATCAAATACATCAAAAATTAGCCACTAGAACTACAACTGAAGGAATTTTAGCAGTTGCTAAAACAAAAGATTTACTACTAAAAACACTTAAGTTTAAAACAAAAAATCCTTTAATTTTAGTTGCAGAAGCACCTGAAAAACCAGGAAATATTGGAGCTTTATTAAGAACTGCTGATGCAGCAGGTATTGATGCCGTTTTAATTGCAAACCCAAAAACGGACATGTACAACCAAAACATTATTAGATCTAGTGTAGGTTGTTTATTTACAACAGCAATTGCAACAGGTTCCACATCAGAAATTATTGCCTTTTTAAAAGCGCATAAAATTAATATATTTGGTGCAGCACTTACTGCATCTGTAGCATACCAAACAAAAGATTATACTGAGCCAAGTGCAATAGTTGTTGGTACTGAAGCTACGGGTTTAACTGATGAATGGTTACAAAATACCACTTCAAATATTATAATTCCAATGCGAGGTGCTATAGATTCTATGAATGTTTCGGTAAGTGCAGCAATTATTTTATTTGAAGCTGTTAGACAACGCCAATTATAA
- a CDS encoding asparagine synthetase B translates to MLFITTFSYASFILIPMDDVTQTNHLKAYGITFWSLKRGNTAQWLLNYEGGSFLLEDNEATRNECKIRGVTFQVISDTQAANILQEISSPSKNMEAVILEKAPKIAVYSPKDKMPWDDAVTMVLTYAEIPFDVVYDEEVLNEKLLLYEWLHLHHEDFTGQYGKFYGAYKTAPWYIEQKKSAENLAAKLGYSKVSEQKLAVALKIRDFVIGGGFMFAMCSATDSFDIALSAESVDICETMFDGDPSEIDYQNKIDYNKTFAFKDFTLVRNPIEYEFSSIDMTRKRQNIKRTADYFSLKEYSAKWDPIPTMLCQNHTQLIKGFMGQTTSFDRDAVKSNVLVMGEIKLNREARYIHGVKGKGMFTFYGGHDPEDYQHRVGDPKTELDLHPNSPGYRLILNNVLFPAAKKKKQKT, encoded by the coding sequence ATGTTATTTATTACAACTTTTAGTTATGCTTCATTTATATTAATTCCAATGGATGATGTTACACAAACCAATCATTTAAAAGCATATGGAATTACATTTTGGTCTTTAAAAAGAGGAAATACAGCGCAATGGTTACTTAATTATGAAGGAGGTTCTTTTTTATTAGAAGATAATGAAGCAACCAGAAACGAATGTAAAATTAGAGGTGTAACTTTTCAAGTAATATCAGATACGCAAGCAGCAAATATTTTACAAGAAATTAGTAGTCCTTCAAAAAATATGGAAGCTGTTATTTTAGAAAAAGCACCTAAAATTGCAGTATATTCTCCAAAAGATAAAATGCCTTGGGATGATGCAGTAACTATGGTATTAACATATGCAGAAATACCTTTTGATGTTGTTTATGATGAAGAAGTATTGAATGAAAAATTACTTTTATATGAGTGGTTACATTTACATCATGAAGATTTTACGGGGCAGTATGGTAAATTTTACGGAGCATATAAAACAGCACCCTGGTATATAGAACAAAAAAAATCTGCCGAAAATTTGGCTGCAAAATTAGGGTATTCTAAAGTTTCTGAACAAAAATTAGCTGTAGCATTAAAAATTAGAGATTTTGTTATTGGTGGTGGTTTTATGTTTGCAATGTGTTCTGCAACTGATAGTTTTGATATTGCTTTATCTGCCGAAAGTGTAGATATTTGTGAAACAATGTTTGATGGTGATCCATCAGAAATTGATTATCAAAATAAAATAGATTATAATAAAACTTTTGCTTTTAAAGATTTTACATTAGTTAGAAATCCAATTGAATATGAGTTTTCTTCAATTGATATGACTCGTAAACGTCAAAATATAAAACGTACAGCAGATTATTTTTCATTAAAAGAATATTCTGCAAAATGGGATCCAATACCTACCATGTTATGTCAAAATCATACACAATTAATTAAAGGTTTTATGGGACAAACTACTTCTTTTGATAGAGATGCTGTAAAATCAAATGTTTTAGTGATGGGGGAGATAAAATTAAATAGAGAAGCGCGTTATATACATGGTGTTAAAGGTAAAGGGATGTTTACTTTTTATGGTGGTCACGATCCAGAAGATTATCAACATAGAGTAGGAGATCCAAAAACAGAGTTAGATTTACATCCAAATTCTCCTGGATACCGTTTAATATTAAATAATGTGCTGTTTCCTGCAGCAAAAAAGAAAAAGCAAAAAACTTAA
- a CDS encoding DUF3810 domain-containing protein: protein MNSKKYYIILSILLVMQWAFIQIIAQFPNFIETYYSNGLYIYISNFLRILLGWIPFSFGDLMYAALVIFILRAFYKAIKSKKINFKATFFKITGILSIVFFVFHFNWALNYFRLPINNSLNFKISNYSNEELIDFTKKLITKTNEVHTFITKNDTLVVENLLTKNQIKAKVENAYNQLEKKHPQFKYSNPKVKHSLFSVPLTYMGFGGYINPITNESQVNSLIPKNNYAATACHEAAHQIGIASESEANFVGYLATTNSNDIFFKYSGYLMALRYCISEVYRKDPASFEIIKPLINKGILKDIKQSQAFWESYQNKSEKYFKIFYDNFLKANKQKDGIEGYSKMVVLLINYHKNVDLTP, encoded by the coding sequence ATGAATTCGAAAAAGTATTATATAATTCTTTCTATATTATTGGTTATGCAATGGGCTTTTATTCAAATAATTGCTCAATTCCCTAACTTTATTGAAACTTATTATTCTAATGGTTTGTATATTTATATTTCAAATTTTCTAAGGATTTTACTGGGTTGGATTCCTTTTTCATTTGGAGATTTAATGTATGCTGCACTGGTTATTTTTATTTTAAGAGCGTTTTATAAAGCTATAAAAAGTAAAAAAATTAATTTTAAAGCTACTTTTTTTAAAATTACAGGAATTCTTTCAATTGTATTTTTTGTTTTTCATTTTAATTGGGCTTTAAATTATTTCAGACTTCCTATTAACAACTCTTTAAATTTTAAAATAAGTAATTACTCTAATGAAGAATTAATAGATTTTACCAAAAAATTAATTACTAAAACAAATGAAGTTCACACTTTTATAACAAAAAACGACACTCTAGTTGTTGAAAATTTACTTACAAAAAATCAGATTAAAGCAAAGGTTGAAAATGCTTACAATCAATTAGAAAAAAAACATCCTCAATTTAAATATTCAAATCCAAAAGTTAAACATTCGCTTTTTAGCGTACCATTAACCTATATGGGATTTGGAGGCTATATAAATCCGATAACCAACGAATCTCAAGTAAATTCATTAATTCCAAAAAATAATTATGCCGCAACTGCTTGCCATGAAGCTGCACATCAAATTGGAATTGCTTCGGAAAGTGAAGCTAATTTTGTAGGCTATTTAGCAACAACAAACTCGAACGATATATTTTTTAAATATTCAGGCTATTTAATGGCATTACGTTATTGCATTTCAGAGGTTTATAGAAAAGACCCTGCAAGTTTTGAAATTATAAAACCACTTATTAATAAAGGTATTTTAAAAGATATAAAACAAAGTCAGGCATTTTGGGAATCTTATCAAAATAAATCTGAAAAATATTTTAAAATATTTTACGATAATTTTTTAAAAGCAAATAAACAAAAAGACGGAATTGAAGGCTATAGCAAAATGGTAGTATTGCTAATTAACTACCATAAAAATGTTGATTTAACACCTTAA
- a CDS encoding M48 family metallopeptidase, translating to MTPEILFYILIAIIIVKFLFDTFLDTLNAKHFNDAIPEELNDIYDDEEYKKSQAYKKVNYKFSSLTSAFSLVITLLFFIFDGFAYVDGIARSITDNTILITLIFFGIILFGSDILSLPFSYYNTFVIEEKFGFNKSTLKTFVLDKIKGWLMMIIIGGGILALLTWFYQLTTTNFWLYAWGLIAVFTIFMNLFYSKLIVPIFNKQTSLEDGELKTAIDNFGKKVGFNLDNIFVIDGSKRSTKANAYFSGFGSQKRVTLYDTLINDLETDEIVAVLAHEIGHYTKKHIIYNLILSLILTGFTLYILSLFIGNQLLSQALGVEITSFHIGLIAFGILYSPISEITGFLMNIISRKFEYEADDYAKTNFNAEALISSLKKLSKNSLSNLTPSNMYVKFHYSHPTLLERILNLKK from the coding sequence ATGACACCAGAAATTCTTTTTTACATATTAATAGCTATAATTATTGTTAAGTTTTTATTCGATACTTTTTTAGATACTCTAAATGCTAAACATTTTAACGATGCCATTCCTGAAGAATTAAACGATATTTATGATGACGAAGAGTACAAAAAATCTCAAGCATACAAAAAAGTAAATTATAAATTTTCGAGTTTAACTAGCGCTTTTTCTCTTGTAATAACACTGCTCTTTTTTATTTTTGATGGTTTTGCCTATGTAGATGGAATTGCAAGAAGTATTACAGATAATACTATTTTAATTACGCTTATTTTTTTCGGAATTATTTTATTTGGTAGTGATATTTTATCATTGCCTTTTTCATATTACAATACCTTTGTTATTGAAGAAAAATTTGGTTTTAATAAATCTACTTTAAAAACATTTGTTTTAGATAAAATAAAAGGATGGTTAATGATGATAATAATTGGTGGAGGAATTTTAGCCTTATTAACATGGTTTTACCAATTAACAACAACTAACTTTTGGTTATATGCTTGGGGATTAATAGCTGTTTTTACAATTTTTATGAATCTATTTTATTCAAAATTAATTGTACCTATCTTCAATAAACAAACTAGTTTAGAAGATGGAGAATTAAAAACAGCAATCGATAATTTTGGAAAAAAAGTAGGGTTTAATTTAGATAATATATTTGTAATTGATGGCTCAAAACGATCTACAAAAGCGAATGCATATTTTTCAGGTTTTGGTTCTCAAAAAAGAGTTACTTTATATGATACGTTAATCAATGACTTAGAAACTGATGAAATTGTAGCAGTTTTAGCACATGAAATCGGTCATTATACTAAAAAACATATTATTTATAATTTAATACTATCGCTAATTTTAACGGGATTTACACTTTATATCTTATCACTTTTTATTGGAAATCAATTACTTTCACAAGCTTTAGGGGTTGAAATAACCAGTTTCCATATTGGTTTAATTGCTTTTGGTATTTTATACAGTCCTATTTCAGAAATTACAGGATTTTTAATGAATATTATCTCTCGAAAATTTGAATATGAAGCTGATGATTATGCTAAAACTAATTTTAATGCAGAAGCTTTAATTTCTTCCTTAAAAAAATTATCTAAAAATAGTTTAAGCAATTTAACACCTAGTAATATGTACGTTAAGTTTCACTACTCACACCCCACTTTATTAGAACGCATATTAAATTTAAAAAAATAA
- the dnaB gene encoding replicative DNA helicase: MKNLQPTPAKKFKKSSVISLEKGKMPPQAIDLEEAVLGAMMIDKKGVDDVIDILHPEVFYKETHQHIYEAIYTLFQNSEPTDLLTVSNQLRKTGNLELVGGDFYLVGLTQKVSSSAHIEFHARIILQKYIQRKLISISAEIIEEAYDETVDVFDLLDDAETKLFEVTQGNLKKGSEDAQGLVTQAIKKIQEISNKSGMSGVATGFTRLDELTSGWQPSDLVILAARPGMGKTAFVMSMAKNMAIDFGTPAAIFSLEMSSVQLITRMISSETGISSGKLRKGNLEPHEWEQLNVKVKNLSKAPIFIDDTPSLSIFDLRAKARRLASQHGIKIIIIDYLQLMTAGSSSNGNREQEISTISRNLKALAKELSIPVIALSQLSRAVETRGGSKRPLLSDLRESGAIEQDADIVSFIFRPEYYGLTEWDDEERTPCEGQAEFIVAKHRNGGLENIRLKFTGHLAQFSNLDEDFGNEFHSKMNNEISAGSMPSAQDAFGAPDNLNDDDVPF; this comes from the coding sequence TTGAAAAATTTACAACCAACACCCGCTAAAAAATTCAAAAAGAGTTCTGTTATAAGTCTTGAAAAAGGAAAAATGCCACCGCAAGCTATTGATTTAGAGGAGGCTGTATTAGGGGCGATGATGATTGATAAAAAAGGTGTAGATGATGTAATTGATATTTTACATCCAGAAGTATTTTATAAAGAAACACACCAACATATTTATGAAGCAATTTATACGTTGTTTCAAAACTCAGAACCAACAGATTTATTAACGGTTTCTAATCAATTGCGTAAAACAGGAAATTTAGAACTTGTTGGAGGTGATTTTTATTTGGTTGGTTTAACTCAAAAAGTATCATCATCAGCACATATAGAATTTCACGCTCGTATTATACTTCAAAAATATATTCAACGAAAATTAATATCTATTTCTGCTGAAATTATTGAAGAAGCTTATGACGAAACTGTAGATGTATTTGATTTATTAGATGATGCCGAAACCAAGCTTTTTGAGGTAACTCAAGGGAATCTTAAAAAAGGTTCTGAAGATGCTCAAGGACTTGTAACACAGGCTATAAAAAAGATTCAAGAAATATCTAATAAAAGTGGAATGAGTGGTGTAGCTACTGGTTTTACACGTTTAGATGAATTAACGTCGGGTTGGCAACCTTCAGATTTGGTGATTTTAGCTGCACGTCCTGGTATGGGAAAAACAGCATTTGTAATGTCAATGGCAAAAAATATGGCCATCGATTTTGGAACTCCAGCTGCTATATTTTCATTAGAGATGTCATCTGTACAGTTAATTACACGTATGATTTCTAGTGAAACAGGTATTTCTTCAGGGAAATTAAGAAAAGGGAATTTAGAACCGCATGAATGGGAGCAACTAAACGTTAAAGTTAAAAATTTATCGAAAGCACCTATTTTTATTGATGATACACCTTCATTATCAATTTTTGACTTACGAGCAAAAGCACGTCGTTTAGCATCGCAACACGGAATTAAAATTATAATTATTGATTATTTACAGTTAATGACTGCTGGAAGTTCTTCAAACGGAAATAGAGAGCAAGAAATATCAACAATTTCTCGAAATTTAAAAGCATTAGCCAAAGAACTATCAATACCAGTAATTGCACTTTCACAGTTATCGCGTGCAGTTGAAACACGTGGAGGAAGTAAAAGACCTTTGCTATCCGATTTACGTGAATCTGGTGCAATTGAACAAGATGCGGATATTGTTTCGTTTATATTTAGACCTGAATATTATGGTTTAACTGAATGGGATGACGAAGAAAGAACACCTTGTGAAGGTCAAGCTGAATTTATTGTTGCAAAACATAGAAATGGTGGTTTAGAAAATATACGTTTAAAATTTACAGGTCACTTAGCACAATTTAGTAATTTAGATGAAGACTTTGGAAACGAATTCCATTCTAAAATGAATAATGAAATATCAGCAGGAAGTATGCCAAGTGCACAAGATGCTTTTGGAGCTCCTGATAATTTAAATGACGATGACGTACCATTTTAA
- the bshA gene encoding N-acetyl-alpha-D-glucosaminyl L-malate synthase BshA yields the protein MKVGIVCYPTFGGSGVVASELGMSLAKEGNEVHFITYKLPVRLDFISNNIHFHEVFVEEYPLFQFQPYELALSSKIVEVVEMYNLEILHVHYAIPHAYAAYMAKQMLKEKGIVVKVVTTLHGTDITLVGSHPNYKTAVEFSINHSDVVTTVSDSLKSDTLRLFNIKKEIQVIYNFIDFDKYPEITDEECQRSSIAQNNEKIVTHISNLRPVKRAWDVIDIFYKIQKKIPSKLLLVGEGPDRERIECMAKDLGILDKILFLGNSNEVNKLLCYSDLFLLPSETESFGLAALEAMAAKTPVISTNSGGLPEVNIEGVTGFLSNIGDTDNMAKNGIYILESDERLLKFKQNAFAQAQQFSLQNILPGYIETYKEVLGK from the coding sequence ATGAAAGTAGGAATTGTTTGTTATCCAACATTTGGAGGTAGTGGAGTAGTAGCATCTGAATTAGGTATGTCTTTAGCAAAAGAAGGAAATGAAGTGCATTTTATTACTTATAAACTTCCTGTTAGATTAGATTTTATTTCAAATAACATTCATTTTCACGAAGTTTTTGTTGAAGAATATCCATTATTTCAATTTCAACCATACGAATTAGCACTTTCAAGTAAAATAGTAGAAGTTGTTGAAATGTACAATTTAGAGATTTTACATGTACATTACGCAATTCCTCATGCATATGCAGCTTATATGGCAAAACAAATGCTAAAAGAAAAAGGAATTGTAGTAAAAGTTGTAACTACTTTACACGGAACAGATATAACTTTAGTTGGAAGTCATCCAAATTATAAAACAGCTGTAGAATTTAGCATCAACCATTCTGATGTTGTTACAACGGTTTCAGATAGCTTAAAAAGCGACACATTAAGGTTGTTTAATATTAAAAAAGAGATTCAAGTAATATATAATTTTATTGATTTTGATAAATACCCAGAAATTACTGATGAAGAATGCCAAAGAAGTAGTATTGCTCAGAATAACGAAAAAATAGTAACCCATATTAGTAATTTACGCCCAGTTAAAAGAGCGTGGGATGTTATTGATATTTTTTATAAAATTCAGAAAAAAATACCATCAAAATTATTATTAGTTGGAGAAGGCCCAGATCGAGAACGTATAGAATGTATGGCAAAAGATTTAGGGATTCTAGATAAAATACTTTTTTTAGGAAATAGTAACGAAGTGAATAAGTTATTGTGTTATTCAGATTTATTTTTATTACCATCTGAAACTGAAAGCTTTGGCTTAGCAGCTTTAGAAGCTATGGCAGCTAAAACACCTGTTATTTCTACTAATTCTGGTGGTTTGCCAGAGGTTAATATTGAAGGAGTTACAGGGTTTTTAAGCAATATTGGTGATACCGATAATATGGCTAAAAATGGAATATATATTTTAGAATCTGATGAAAGACTGTTAAAATTTAAGCAAAATGCATTTGCACAAGCTCAACAATTTAGTTTACAAAATATATTACCAGGTTATATAGAAACGTATAAAGAAGTTTTAGGTAAATAA
- a CDS encoding transketolase: MSTTQQLQDFAQQVRRDIVRMVHAVNSGHPGGSLGCNEFLTVLYQDTMKYSTDFTMDGKDEDVFFLSNGHISPVFYSVLARSGFFPVSELATFRLLNSRLQGHPTTHEGLPGVRIASGSLGQGMSVALGAAQAKKLNGDTRLVYSLHGDGELQEGQNWEAIMYAAGKNVDNLIATIDYNGQQIDGSTDHVMPMGDLKAKFEAFGWIVLEVEKGNDIDTIKASLAEAKSLTGNGKPVCILLKTEMGNGIDFMMGTHAWHGKAPSDAQLEDALAQNPETLGDY, translated from the coding sequence ATGTCAACTACACAACAACTGCAAGATTTTGCACAACAAGTAAGAAGAGATATAGTTAGAATGGTACATGCTGTAAATTCTGGTCACCCTGGAGGTTCTTTAGGATGTAATGAGTTTTTAACCGTACTATATCAAGATACAATGAAATATAGTACCGATTTTACTATGGATGGTAAAGATGAAGATGTATTCTTTTTATCAAACGGACATATTTCTCCGGTTTTTTATAGTGTTTTGGCAAGAAGTGGTTTTTTTCCAGTTTCAGAATTAGCTACTTTTAGATTATTAAATTCACGTTTACAAGGTCATCCAACTACACATGAAGGTTTACCTGGTGTTAGAATTGCTTCAGGTTCTCTTGGTCAAGGAATGAGTGTTGCCCTTGGAGCGGCTCAAGCTAAAAAATTAAATGGAGATACACGTTTAGTTTATTCTTTACACGGAGATGGTGAATTACAAGAAGGTCAAAACTGGGAAGCAATTATGTATGCTGCTGGTAAAAATGTTGATAATTTAATTGCTACAATTGATTATAACGGTCAACAAATAGATGGTTCTACAGACCATGTAATGCCAATGGGAGATTTAAAAGCTAAATTTGAAGCTTTTGGATGGATTGTTTTAGAGGTTGAAAAAGGAAATGATATTGATACTATTAAAGCAAGTTTAGCAGAAGCAAAATCATTAACAGGTAATGGAAAACCAGTTTGTATTTTATTAAAAACTGAAATGGGTAACGGAATTGATTTTATGATGGGAACTCACGCTTGGCACGGAAAAGCACCAAGTGATGCTCAATTAGAAGATGCTCTTGCTCAAAATCCTGAAACTTTAGGAGATTATTAA